A genomic segment from Orientia tsutsugamushi str. Boryong encodes:
- a CDS encoding MobA/MobL family protein has translation MSKQLMNEVEQTEKRRNSQLLKDIVIALPDDKELNLEHRIEITHQIVDAMGEWVQNGLGVQIDIHKPHRGDKNWHAHILVTTRRFREDGTGLGDKAVNLNPKCRTVNGKKFVIRDSEMIHEKVKEIINAYFAKLGLTNRVDKISAVPQEHIGPTRIRGLINEVANENELRKEANLKIIKDVDVITDAITHYKSIFTKQDIEKAVKDIPDLTERGMLVQQVFSSNRILELYHDDGESSKYFTTTDVRDEEVRIIRIANKINNQVYYNDIYNLKSDIEGLANVSEEQKQALRHILLSTSGVRVLRGRAGTGKSTVLAKAYKIATNRGQNVIGLAPTHKAVSELRSKGYKEVYTVKGFLYNRKKKFLCKIG, from the coding sequence ATGTCCAAACAATTAATGAATGAGGTTGAACAAACAGAAAAACGAAGAAACAGTCAGCTATTGAAGGATATCGTAATAGCACTGCCAGACGATAAGGAATTGAATTTAGAGCATAGAATAGAAATAACTCATCAAATAGTTGATGCAATGGGGGAATGGGTGCAAAATGGTCTTGGAGTACAGATAGACATTCATAAGCCTCATAGAGGAGATAAAAACTGGCATGCGCATATATTGGTTACTACAAGAAGATTTAGAGAAGATGGAACTGGTTTAGGAGATAAAGCAGTAAATTTAAACCCCAAATGCAGAACAGTTAATGGCAAAAAGTTTGTTATTCGAGATTCCGAGATGATTCATGAAAAAGTGAAGGAAATAATTAATGCATATTTTGCTAAATTAGGCTTAACAAATAGAGTTGATAAGATAAGTGCAGTACCGCAAGAGCATATTGGCCCTACTAGAATTAGGGGTTTAATTAATGAAGTTGCAAATGAAAATGAGTTACGTAAAGAGGCTAATTTAAAAATTATTAAGGATGTTGATGTAATAACGGATGCTATAACACATTACAAATCTATTTTTACTAAGCAGGATATTGAAAAAGCAGTAAAAGATATACCAGACCTAACAGAAAGGGGAATGTTAGTTCAGCAAGTGTTCAGTTCAAATAGAATACTAGAGTTATATCATGATGATGGTGAAAGTAGCAAATATTTTACTACAACTGATGTTAGAGACGAGGAAGTAAGAATAATAAGAATAGCTAATAAAATCAATAATCAAGTTTATTACAACGATATTTACAATCTTAAAAGTGATATAGAAGGTCTAGCAAATGTTAGTGAAGAACAGAAACAAGCTCTAAGGCATATTTTGCTTAGCACTAGTGGAGTTAGAGTACTAAGAGGAAGAGCTGGAACAGGTAAATCCACTGTTTTAGCAAAAGCATATAAAATTGCAACAAATCGTGGACAAAATGTTATTGGACTTGCTCCTACTCATAAAGCGGTATCAGAGCTGAGGAGCAAAGGTTATAAGGAAGTCTATACAGTAAAAGGATTTTTGTATAATCGAAAAAAAAAATTTTTATGCAAAATAGGTTAA
- a CDS encoding Panacea domain-containing protein yields MYFSQGVHLALFDKPLFKEDIEAWQNGPVVRHLRSIFGSFEANAIPGPGEIDFSIYTNQQKELIYKIYSSYGEHTASYLRDLTHLHSIWQ; encoded by the coding sequence GTGTATTTTTCCCAAGGTGTGCATCTAGCTTTATTTGATAAGCCTCTTTTTAAAGAAGATATTGAAGCATGGCAAAATGGACCTGTAGTACGGCATTTACGTTCGATATTTGGCAGCTTTGAAGCTAATGCAATTCCTGGTCCAGGAGAAATAGATTTCAGTATTTATACTAATCAACAAAAAGAGTTAATTTATAAAATATATTCTTCTTATGGTGAACATACAGCATCTTATTTACGTGACTTAACACATTTGCATTCTATTTGGCAATAA
- a CDS encoding tetratricopeptide repeat protein, which translates to MKFVKYITAVLLLTLLNTTIASKQNNNQPVQQKLIQDKAILAEKHFNVGISFLELNKYQEAIENFDLAIKYKPNYAEAYYKKGVCLGNLERYKEEIKNYNLAIKYKSNNVNIYYNKGVCLLELAQFQKAIENFDLAIKNDPNNLEAYLNKGFCLGKLGQFQKAIEIFDLAIKYKPNLAKAYFNKGVCLCELRQFQEAIESCNLAIKYDPNNVEACQLINILKRKIAGIKK; encoded by the coding sequence ATGAAATTTGTAAAATATATAACAGCTGTTTTATTATTAACGCTGTTAAATACAACCATTGCATCAAAACAAAACAACAATCAACCTGTACAACAGAAATTAATTCAGGATAAAGCTATATTAGCAGAAAAACATTTTAATGTTGGAATTTCATTTCTTGAGTTAAACAAATATCAAGAAGCAATAGAAAATTTTGATTTAGCTATTAAATATAAACCTAATTATGCGGAAGCTTATTATAAGAAAGGAGTTTGTTTAGGCAACTTAGAACGATATAAAGAAGAAATAAAAAATTATAATTTAGCTATTAAGTATAAATCTAATAATGTAAATATTTATTATAATAAAGGAGTTTGTTTACTTGAATTAGCACAATTTCAGAAAGCGATAGAAAATTTTGATTTAGCTATTAAAAATGACCCTAATAATTTAGAAGCTTATCTCAATAAAGGATTTTGTTTGGGTAAATTAGGACAATTTCAGAAAGCAATCGAAATTTTTGATTTAGCTATTAAATATAAACCTAATTTGGCAAAAGCTTATTTCAATAAAGGGGTTTGTTTATGTGAATTAAGACAATTTCAAGAAGCAATAGAAAGTTGTAATCTAGCTATTAAATATGATCCTAATAATGTAGAAGCATGCCAGTTGATAAATATACTCAAACGCAAAATTGCAGGTATTAAAAAGTAA
- the trbC gene encoding type-F conjugative transfer system pilin assembly protein TrbC produces MGQQKTFIFVSFSMSDEALKSYFAESQKAGAQLIMRGLINNSFTQTKNKTMELGISFDIDPSLFEQYKIDVVPVIVIDDEKRGLTKKLTGHIPLAIALEIMNENTQ; encoded by the coding sequence TTGGGCCAGCAAAAAACTTTTATTTTTGTCTCATTTTCAATGAGTGATGAGGCTTTAAAAAGCTATTTTGCTGAATCTCAAAAGGCTGGAGCTCAATTGATTATGCGTGGGTTAATTAATAACTCATTTACACAAACAAAGAATAAAACTATGGAGCTTGGTATTAGCTTCGATATAGATCCTAGCTTGTTTGAACAATATAAAATTGATGTTGTTCCTGTGATAGTAATAGATGATGAAAAAAGAGGATTAACCAAGAAATTAACTGGCCATATTCCTTTAGCAATAGCATTAGAAATTATGAATGAGAATACTCAATGA
- a CDS encoding TrbI/VirB10 family protein produces MIGEDGRSGIKGIVVDKSSNIASMAALNGVFSNIAKFLQAKAIKPDMLPTLNLVAGGHQQQEFQIGDALQSGAYSGASNAFDKLADFAIKQADSMSPVVLIASGRVIDVVFKKGFDLREHKKKPHNLTYSQSTNNEKVNLHNKFDQSQKLEEHL; encoded by the coding sequence TTGATAGGTGAAGATGGACGTTCTGGAATTAAAGGAATCGTGGTAGATAAATCGTCTAACATAGCAAGCATGGCTGCATTAAATGGAGTATTTAGCAATATTGCTAAGTTTCTACAAGCTAAGGCTATTAAACCTGATATGCTACCAACTTTAAACCTAGTAGCTGGAGGTCATCAACAACAAGAGTTTCAGATTGGAGATGCGCTTCAGTCTGGAGCTTACTCTGGAGCTAGTAATGCTTTTGATAAGCTAGCTGATTTTGCTATAAAACAAGCTGATTCTATGAGCCCAGTCGTTCTTATTGCGTCAGGTAGAGTCATCGATGTTGTATTTAAAAAAGGTTTTGACTTACGTGAGCACAAGAAGAAGCCACATAATTTAACTTATTCACAATCAACTAACAATGAAAAAGTTAATTTGCATAATAAATTCGACCAATCACAAAAGTTAGAGGAGCATTTATAA
- a CDS encoding type IV conjugative transfer system protein TraE, whose protein sequence is MQELVKYNKCLLSVTILLAAANIIAIMAAITKEEKWLLIPAMEPDRKMMVSSKNYHETYLKEWAIYVTKLLFTTSPNEVERQIADMKVASSNTESLNKFFHDHLQFVKGSNVSSVFFPKKVEVMKDGVLISGTLRYWFSDSKHIAVNKTYLLTYKRSPNYLLLLTGVKENGIKK, encoded by the coding sequence ATACAAGAGCTGGTTAAATATAATAAATGCTTACTTTCAGTAACTATATTGCTAGCTGCAGCTAATATAATTGCGATAATGGCTGCAATTACCAAAGAAGAAAAGTGGTTATTAATTCCAGCAATGGAGCCTGATCGTAAAATGATGGTTTCATCAAAAAATTACCATGAAACCTATTTAAAGGAATGGGCAATTTATGTGACGAAACTCTTATTTACTACTTCTCCAAATGAGGTAGAAAGACAAATAGCAGACATGAAAGTGGCATCTAGTAATACTGAATCTTTAAATAAATTTTTTCATGATCACTTGCAATTTGTTAAAGGTTCAAATGTGTCTTCAGTATTTTTTCCAAAGAAGGTTGAGGTGATGAAAGATGGAGTATTAATTAGTGGAACGCTTCGCTACTGGTTTAGCGATAGTAAACATATAGCTGTCAATAAGACTTACCTTTTGACTTACAAGCGAAGTCCTAATTACCTTTTGTTGTTAACTGGCGTTAAAGAGAATGGAATAAAAAAATGA
- a CDS encoding tyrosine-type recombinase/integrase yields MGIIRKESCMWNKKAQAQESRSRYVTNEEMRRLMAVLKEKGNSQLTESQKRAERSGKIFTFISLFTAARKSNVSGMRWDEISLSEKIWCIPKTKSKNGKTLYIGLADKLIEVLQTRKLCSKSEWVLPSSADNSKHISSSTMHRAWAKIRKKAGIQNVTIHDLRRTFATWMKNNGETLDTISQILGHSNTNITKIYTIHSLDKATIATNKVVENMLSIFGTNVCLNEILSGIVP; encoded by the coding sequence GTGGGGATTATTAGAAAAGAATCCTGTATGTGGAATAAAAAGGCACAAGCACAAGAATCAAGATCTAGATATGTAACAAATGAAGAAATGAGAAGACTTATGGCCGTGCTAAAAGAAAAGGGAAATAGTCAATTAACAGAATCGCAAAAGCGAGCAGAACGATCAGGAAAAATTTTTACATTTATAAGTTTATTCACTGCAGCACGTAAAAGTAATGTATCAGGAATGAGATGGGACGAGATAAGCCTTAGCGAAAAAATATGGTGTATACCAAAAACTAAGAGTAAAAATGGTAAAACTCTATATATAGGGTTAGCTGATAAATTAATAGAAGTATTGCAAACCAGAAAACTATGCTCAAAAAGTGAATGGGTATTGCCAAGTTCAGCAGACAATAGTAAACACATATCAAGTTCAACAATGCATCGAGCATGGGCTAAGATTCGAAAAAAAGCCGGAATACAGAATGTAACAATACATGATCTTAGAAGAACGTTTGCAACTTGGATGAAAAATAATGGTGAAACACTAGATACAATATCTCAAATATTAGGACATAGTAATACTAATATAACTAAAATTTATACTATACATAGTTTAGATAAGGCAACAATTGCTACAAATAAAGTTGTCGAAAATATGCTGAGTATATTCGGTACCAATGTTTGTTTGAACGAGATACTATCTGGAATAGTGCCATAA
- a CDS encoding phage integrase central domain-containing protein → MDERRKINKERREKREKRLKLKNELTFGQVHVKYTEYSSLYHKSWKIMAQRVKRYLESLYNTKISEITKEDIQKLFDEKTAKKHYVTANSILKLLSPIFNKAIEWGLLEKNPVCGIKRHKHKNQDLDM, encoded by the coding sequence ATGGATGAAAGACGGAAGATAAATAAAGAAAGAAGAGAAAAAAGAGAGAAGAGGCTTAAATTAAAGAATGAACTAACATTCGGACAGGTGCATGTAAAATATACTGAATATAGTAGTCTTTATCATAAAAGTTGGAAAATAATGGCTCAAAGAGTAAAGAGATATCTAGAATCTTTATACAATACAAAGATATCTGAGATTACCAAAGAAGATATTCAGAAGCTTTTTGACGAAAAAACAGCAAAGAAACACTATGTAACAGCAAACAGTATTCTAAAACTGTTAAGCCCTATATTTAATAAGGCTATAGAGTGGGGATTATTAGAAAAGAATCCTGTATGTGGAATAAAAAGGCACAAGCACAAGAATCAAGATCTAGATATGTAA
- a CDS encoding reverse transcriptase domain-containing protein, whose translation MAVHSIDRNTWLTKLERIKLLSSKNQDIKFNNLNQDIKFNNLGHIIDLKILEEQYKELDSKKAIGIDGITKEDYGKKLKANLLSLLTRICNGKYQAKPARITEIPKEDGGKRPLIISCFEDKIIESTVSKILNSVFEQIFLKYSYGFRPKLNAHDALRELNRLTYNFNKGAIVEIDITKCFNTIKHCELMEFLRKRISDKKFLRLVMKLIETPIIENGTIVTNKEGCRQGSIVSPILANVFLHYVIDSWFAKISKENLMGQTGMVRYCDDMVFVFEREADAKRFYDVLPKRLNKYGLNINEAKSQMIKSGRDHAANLAQQCRKIASYNFLGFTCYWRKSRFGITWRLKYTSRRDRFTEKLKGLRKYLRSQLNKQDKTQTLSQVIRVIR comes from the coding sequence ATGGCTGTACACAGCATAGACAGAAATACATGGTTAACGAAACTTGAGCGTATAAAGTTGCTATCATCGAAAAATCAAGACATAAAGTTTAATAATCTAAATCAAGACATAAAGTTTAATAATCTTGGACATATCATTGATTTAAAGATATTAGAAGAACAATATAAGGAACTCGATAGCAAGAAAGCGATAGGAATAGATGGTATAACCAAAGAGGATTATGGTAAGAAGTTGAAAGCAAATCTGCTCTCGCTTCTTACTAGAATTTGCAATGGGAAATATCAGGCTAAACCTGCACGAATAACGGAAATTCCAAAAGAAGATGGAGGCAAAAGACCTTTGATAATATCATGTTTTGAAGATAAGATAATCGAGTCTACAGTAAGCAAGATATTAAACTCTGTGTTTGAGCAAATATTCTTAAAGTATTCATATGGATTTCGACCTAAATTAAATGCACACGACGCTTTAAGGGAGTTAAATAGACTTACGTATAACTTCAATAAAGGGGCTATAGTAGAGATTGATATAACAAAGTGTTTCAATACAATCAAGCATTGTGAGTTGATGGAATTTCTAAGAAAGAGAATATCTGACAAGAAATTTCTAAGACTAGTTATGAAACTGATTGAAACACCAATCATAGAAAATGGTACTATAGTTACTAACAAAGAAGGTTGTCGTCAAGGATCAATAGTTTCACCAATTCTGGCAAATGTCTTTCTGCATTATGTTATAGATAGCTGGTTTGCAAAAATCAGCAAAGAAAACTTAATGGGACAAACAGGAATGGTGAGGTACTGCGACGATATGGTATTTGTCTTTGAAAGGGAAGCAGATGCGAAAAGGTTTTATGATGTTTTGCCTAAAAGGTTAAATAAGTATGGGCTAAATATCAATGAAGCTAAATCACAAATGATAAAATCTGGTAGAGACCATGCTGCAAATTTAGCCCAACAATGCAGGAAGATCGCAAGTTATAATTTTCTTGGATTTACTTGCTATTGGAGAAAATCAAGATTTGGCATAACATGGAGACTAAAATATACCTCAAGGAGAGATCGTTTTACTGAGAAACTGAAAGGACTGAGAAAATATTTGCGTAGTCAGCTAAACAAGCAAGATAAAACACAAACATTATCACAAGTCATTAGAGTTATTAGGTGA
- a CDS encoding IS5 family transposase (programmed frameshift) yields the protein MKLDQIKELKDEKFRRLTVVRKGTFSKMVDILRKADGVKKSKGGRKNKLNLEEQLLMALEYLREYRTYFHIGQNYGISESSAYKAVKWVEDTLVKHPNFALPGRKALMNSDMNYEVVLIDATESPIERPKKKQKFYYSGKKKRHTLKTQIVVDKKTHQVICTDFSNGKKHDFRLFKESKILIHPKIKAITDIGYQGIQKIHNNSELPKKKSKKNPLTKNDKKNNRRLAGKRVVNENVIAMLKRFKIIADKYRNRRKRFGLRFNLISGIYNFELP from the exons ATGAAATTAGATCAGATTAAAGAGTTAAAGGATGAAAAATTTCGTCGATTAACAGTAGTAAGGAAGGGAACATTCTCAAAGATGGTGGATATTTTGAGGAAAGCTGATGGTGTTAAGAAATCAAAAGGAGGGCGTAAAAATAAGCTCAATTTGGAGGAACAGTTATTGATGGCCTTAGAATACCTTAGAGAATACCGTACTTATTTTCATATAGGTCAGAACTATGGGATTAGTGAAAGTTCAGCATATAAAGCTGTAAAATGGGTAGAAGACACCTTAGTTAAACACCCAAACTTTGCTCTTCCAGGTCGTAAAGCTCTAATGAATAGCGATATGAATTATGAAGTAGTCTTGATTGATGCTACTGAGAGTCCAATAGAAAGACCCAA AAAAAAACAAAAATTCTATTATTCAGGAAAGAAGAAAAGGCATACACTAAAGACTCAAATAGTCGTAGACAAGAAAACACACCAAGTAATATGTACAGATTTTTCTAACGGTAAAAAACATGACTTTAGATTATTTAAGGAATCCAAAATTCTTATCCATCCTAAGATTAAAGCGATTACTGATATAGGATATCAAGGTATACAAAAAATTCACAATAATTCTGAATTACCAAAGAAAAAAAGCAAGAAAAATCCTTTAACTAAAAATGATAAAAAGAATAATCGTAGGTTAGCAGGAAAAAGAGTTGTCAATGAAAACGTTATTGCTATGCTAAAACGGTTCAAAATTATTGCTGACAAATATCGAAATAGACGTAAAAGATTCGGTCTTAGATTTAATTTGATCTCTGGCATTTATAATTTTGAACTACCTTAA
- a CDS encoding site-specific integrase — MRWQNIKLKEGVLYISKTKNCESQTVPLINLLIEKLKQYPYSLESECVFPGQRENSRHLKNINVAWKRVCKRAGLKNLRIHDLRRTVGSWMAKFGIPIAVISKLLNHNDPQSTKFYIHLNTDVVRYAIQKFANEIAKCTKLRD, encoded by the coding sequence ATGCGTTGGCAAAATATAAAACTGAAAGAAGGAGTATTGTATATATCAAAAACTAAGAATTGTGAATCACAAACAGTGCCATTAATAAATTTATTAATAGAAAAATTAAAACAGTATCCATATTCATTAGAAAGTGAATGTGTGTTTCCTGGACAAAGAGAAAATAGTAGACATTTAAAGAACATAAATGTAGCATGGAAAAGAGTTTGTAAAAGAGCTGGATTAAAAAATTTAAGGATACACGATCTTAGAAGAACTGTTGGTAGTTGGATGGCAAAATTTGGAATACCAATAGCTGTAATTAGCAAATTGTTAAATCATAATGACCCTCAATCAACAAAATTTTATATACATCTTAATACAGATGTTGTACGATATGCAATACAAAAATTTGCTAACGAAATTGCTAAGTGCACCAAGTTACGAGACTAG
- a CDS encoding peroxiredoxin, protein MHQVTRLDMKNLTINDDAPDFNMITTSNSIINLGHYEGKNLVLYFYPKDNTPGCTIEAQKFNEAISEFNKLNTIILGVSKDNIASHQKFKDKLCLKFELGYDETGKIFEDYGVLKEKSMFKNTFLAISRTTFLINQKAKIAAIWPKVNITQHSNEVLNMVKNTI, encoded by the coding sequence GTGCACCAAGTTACGAGACTAGACATGAAAAATTTAACAATTAATGATGATGCACCAGACTTTAATATGATTACTACTAGTAATTCAATTATAAATCTAGGTCATTATGAAGGTAAAAATTTAGTACTATACTTTTATCCAAAAGATAATACTCCTGGGTGTACAATTGAAGCACAGAAATTTAATGAAGCTATTTCTGAATTCAATAAATTAAATACGATAATTCTTGGTGTATCCAAAGATAATATTGCTTCACATCAAAAATTTAAAGATAAGCTCTGTTTAAAATTTGAGTTAGGATATGATGAAACTGGGAAAATATTTGAAGATTATGGAGTCTTAAAAGAAAAATCGATGTTTAAAAATACTTTTTTAGCAATTAGCCGTACTACATTTTTAATCAATCAAAAAGCAAAAATTGCTGCTATATGGCCAAAGGTTAACATAACACAACATAGTAATGAAGTACTTAATATGGTAAAAAACACTATTTAA
- a CDS encoding Npt1/Npt2 family nucleotide transporter — protein sequence MNTNQTFNKLRQIFWPIEYHENKKFLPMALMMFFILFNYSALRSIKDSLVITSIGPEVISFLKTYIVLPSAIIAMLIYTKLCNVMSVTKVFYTITSFFLGYLILFVIVLYPNTQLVHPAPETIVRLSTNYPNFQWFIKIIGQWTYASFYTIAELWGSIMLTLLFWQFANQITKTEEAKRFYSMFGLLGNFSLLLTGYMLEHFLSENSIIKAELKYTPVITTCIIAGVFIILTYAYINNYVLSNPKLYNPSIQKTTKKKAKLSMLESIKLIFSSKYLGLIVILVLSYGISINLVEGVWKAKARELYPTPEAYGMFMGNFQKWQGTVAILFMIVGSNILRQVSWYTAAIFTPLMILITGLAFFGFIFLGDSISLYVTGIAPLSIAVAIGTMQNVLSKATKYSLFDSTKEMAYIPLDHELKTKGKAAVDIIGGRLGKSGGGVIQSTFFMLLPSFSFVEASPYFGAIFFLVVILWIYSVAMLNRKYTEAIAISSN from the coding sequence ATGAATACAAATCAAACATTTAATAAGCTTCGCCAAATTTTTTGGCCTATTGAATATCATGAAAACAAGAAATTTTTGCCTATGGCACTAATGATGTTTTTTATACTATTTAACTATTCAGCATTACGCTCTATTAAAGATAGTTTAGTAATAACAAGTATTGGTCCGGAAGTAATTAGTTTTTTAAAGACATACATAGTATTGCCATCAGCTATTATTGCCATGTTAATATATACAAAATTATGCAATGTAATGAGTGTAACAAAAGTATTCTATACTATCACATCTTTTTTTCTTGGTTATTTAATTTTATTTGTTATAGTACTCTATCCTAATACACAGTTAGTACATCCAGCCCCTGAAACTATTGTAAGACTTAGTACAAATTATCCAAATTTTCAATGGTTTATTAAAATTATAGGACAATGGACTTATGCAAGTTTTTATACTATAGCTGAATTATGGGGAAGCATTATGCTTACATTACTCTTTTGGCAATTTGCAAATCAAATTACTAAAACAGAAGAAGCGAAAAGGTTTTATTCAATGTTTGGATTATTAGGAAATTTTTCGCTTCTCCTAACTGGGTATATGCTAGAGCATTTTTTAAGCGAAAATAGCATAATTAAGGCTGAGCTTAAATATACTCCAGTAATAACTACATGTATTATAGCTGGAGTATTTATTATATTAACTTATGCATATATCAACAACTATGTTTTATCTAATCCTAAGCTATATAACCCATCAATACAAAAAACAACTAAGAAGAAGGCTAAGTTATCAATGCTAGAAAGTATCAAGTTGATCTTTTCATCAAAATACCTTGGTTTAATAGTTATATTAGTGCTTTCATATGGTATATCAATTAACTTAGTAGAAGGTGTATGGAAAGCTAAAGCTAGAGAGCTATACCCAACGCCAGAAGCATATGGCATGTTTATGGGAAATTTTCAAAAATGGCAAGGAACCGTAGCAATATTATTTATGATAGTTGGTAGCAATATTTTAAGACAAGTATCATGGTATACTGCAGCAATATTTACTCCTTTAATGATTTTAATTACAGGGTTAGCATTTTTTGGATTTATCTTCCTAGGAGACTCAATTTCATTATATGTTACTGGAATTGCTCCACTATCTATTGCAGTTGCTATTGGAACAATGCAAAACGTACTAAGTAAAGCTACAAAATACTCTTTGTTTGATTCTACTAAAGAAATGGCATATATTCCTCTTGATCATGAATTAAAAACTAAAGGAAAAGCAGCTGTAGATATTATCGGTGGAAGGCTTGGAAAATCTGGCGGTGGAGTTATACAATCAACCTTTTTTATGTTATTGCCAAGTTTTAGTTTTGTTGAAGCTTCTCCTTATTTTGGTGCTATATTCTTTCTAGTAGTAATACTATGGATTTATTCTGTTGCAATGTTAAATCGTAAGTATACTGAAGCAATAGCTATATCTAGTAACTAA
- the rplI gene encoding 50S ribosomal protein L9: MKLILIKPVKKLGKIMDIVDVANGFGRNYLLPRNYAIRATNANLEIVKSTVQQLNEKNQKGIAAAQAVMQKIDRSFITFICQTSDDGKLFGSITAKEIIKKLQISSDIKAYIDIKPIKTAGIHEVEVSLHAEVHCKIFINVARSNTEAQEYLKKFNTSLQDTNNNVLVEKNSSIS, encoded by the coding sequence ATGAAATTAATTTTAATAAAGCCAGTTAAAAAGCTTGGTAAAATAATGGATATAGTTGATGTGGCTAATGGATTTGGTCGTAACTATTTACTGCCTCGTAATTACGCCATTAGAGCAACTAATGCTAATCTAGAAATAGTTAAATCAACTGTACAACAACTTAATGAAAAAAATCAAAAAGGTATTGCTGCAGCACAGGCAGTAATGCAAAAAATTGATAGAAGCTTCATCACGTTTATTTGCCAGACAAGCGATGATGGAAAATTATTTGGATCAATTACTGCTAAAGAGATTATTAAGAAATTACAAATAAGCTCTGATATCAAAGCTTATATTGATATTAAGCCAATTAAAACTGCAGGAATTCATGAAGTTGAAGTTTCACTCCATGCTGAGGTACATTGCAAAATTTTTATTAATGTTGCTCGTTCAAATACAGAAGCTCAAGAATATTTAAAAAAATTTAATACATCTCTACAGGATACAAATAATAATGTACTTGTAGAAAAAAATAGTAGTATATCATAG
- the rpsR gene encoding 30S ribosomal protein S18: protein MTENIDTANIDAIKNKTLKRTANRANKEVFFRRRKGCPLSAPDGTAPIITYKDPDLLSKFISECGRVLPARVTNVCRSKQRELTKAIKIARELALLPFVYHQ, encoded by the coding sequence ATGACAGAAAATATTGATACTGCAAACATAGATGCCATAAAAAATAAAACTCTAAAGCGTACAGCTAACAGAGCTAATAAGGAAGTGTTTTTTAGAAGAAGAAAAGGTTGCCCATTATCAGCCCCAGATGGCACAGCTCCGATTATAACTTATAAAGATCCTGATCTTTTATCAAAATTTATTTCAGAATGTGGCAGGGTTTTACCAGCCAGGGTAACTAATGTATGCAGGTCTAAACAAAGAGAATTAACAAAAGCAATTAAAATTGCTAGAGAGCTTGCTCTTTTACCTTTTGTATATCATCAGTAA
- the rpsF gene encoding 30S ribosomal protein S6 → MRLYELVLIVRPELSSTEIDKLTDELTSIISNYEGKLVKHEYWGMRSLAYKINRNQRAHYIMLAISANNNILQKLKNKIKNNLEIIRSRFIKVKEISQTTSPILKNQSFEQTAIDVTS, encoded by the coding sequence ATGCGTTTATATGAGTTGGTTTTAATTGTACGGCCAGAATTATCTAGTACAGAAATTGATAAATTAACTGATGAGTTGACTAGTATTATTAGTAACTATGAAGGAAAGTTAGTAAAACATGAGTATTGGGGTATGCGGTCTTTAGCATACAAAATTAATCGCAACCAGAGAGCTCATTATATTATGCTTGCTATTTCAGCTAATAACAATATTTTGCAAAAGTTAAAAAATAAAATAAAGAATAACTTAGAAATTATACGGTCTCGCTTTATTAAAGTAAAAGAAATTAGCCAAACTACTTCTCCAATTTTAAAAAATCAAAGTTTTGAACAGACTGCAATAGATGTAACTAGCTAA